A genomic region of Gammaproteobacteria bacterium contains the following coding sequences:
- a CDS encoding hypothetical protein (Evidence 5 : Unknown function) produces MVGVGIDISERRQLERALRQSNQELERFADVSAHHLMEPARRLATFSQRLRVNLAGRVDDPDALLSLDFIEDQAQRLRVLLRDIQLYLVADRTLGETEAVDADRIVHAVVEQMAEPIREAGATITLEKLPPALIDAPRLSNLFSILLENALQYRCTDLPSAIRIEGSEINCVVQYRVIDNGCGIPAQYRERVYQVFERLHPGSNQDSTGIGLSIVRRIVTTRDGRTWIEETPGGGTTVIIELPAGASL; encoded by the coding sequence TTGGTTGGTGTGGGTATTGATATCTCAGAACGGCGTCAATTAGAGCGTGCGCTCCGTCAATCCAATCAGGAATTGGAACGATTCGCTGATGTGTCGGCCCATCATCTAATGGAACCTGCGCGTCGGCTTGCGACTTTTTCTCAAAGGCTGAGGGTAAATCTTGCTGGACGAGTTGATGACCCTGATGCGCTGCTCTCGCTGGATTTTATTGAGGATCAGGCGCAGCGCTTACGAGTCTTGCTCCGCGATATTCAGCTCTATCTTGTGGCAGATCGAACGCTGGGAGAGACTGAGGCGGTGGACGCGGATCGTATCGTTCACGCAGTGGTCGAGCAGATGGCCGAACCCATCCGAGAGGCGGGCGCAACTATAACGCTGGAAAAACTGCCGCCGGCCTTGATCGATGCCCCGCGCCTCTCTAATCTCTTCAGCATTTTGTTAGAAAATGCTTTGCAGTATCGTTGTACTGATCTACCCTCTGCCATTCGAATTGAGGGCAGTGAGATCAACTGTGTTGTCCAATACCGAGTTATCGATAATGGTTGCGGGATTCCTGCGCAGTATCGAGAGCGAGTATACCAAGTGTTTGAACGTCTTCATCCCGGATCCAATCAAGATAGTACCGGCATCGGTCTTTCTATTGTCCGTCGCATTGTTACCACCCGTGATGGACGGACCTGGATCGAGGAAACGCCAGGGGGCGGAACAACGGTTATTATTGAATTGCCAGCAGGAGCGTCATTATAA
- the rcp gene encoding Response regulator Rcp1: protein MKYSISPFVVLLVEDQLADAHLVRVALRENRILTDLHHVFDGVEALEFLHRQGERYKNVPRPDLILLDLNMPRMNGQEFLTEIKKQEAFSAIPVVVMTTSEVERDVVASYRLGAAGFIVKPVDIAQFMATVRKLEDYWCTVVRLPKKVD, encoded by the coding sequence ATGAAATATTCGATTTCGCCATTTGTTGTTTTACTTGTGGAAGACCAGCTTGCCGATGCGCATTTGGTCCGTGTAGCATTAAGGGAAAATCGTATTTTAACTGACTTGCATCATGTCTTTGATGGAGTGGAAGCCTTGGAGTTTTTACATCGACAGGGTGAGCGTTACAAAAATGTGCCACGACCGGATCTCATCCTGCTCGATCTCAATATGCCGAGGATGAATGGCCAGGAATTTCTTACAGAGATTAAGAAACAAGAGGCATTTAGCGCTATTCCGGTCGTGGTGATGACTACCTCGGAGGTCGAGCGGGACGTGGTAGCGTCCTATCGATTGGGTGCGGCTGGTTTTATCGTTAAACCAGTAGACATTGCTCAGTTCATGGCTACCGTGAGAAAATTGGAAGACTATTGGTGTACTGTAGTCCGACTTCCAAAAAAGGTAGATTGA